In the Acomys russatus chromosome 20, mAcoRus1.1, whole genome shotgun sequence genome, GCGCGTTCTGCGTTAGTGTTTCTTTGAGAGAGGCTCGCCTCGTGCCTCGTGAGGTCTTCCTTTTGGTGTAAAGAACGTGCTCCAGCCTCAGGGACTCCTGACAGGCTGTTGTGTCGTTGTGTCAAAGTAGCAGTTGCCCGCATTGTTTTACttcaatcgtgtgtgtgtgtgtgtgtgtgtgtgtgtgtaaaaaattaTGGTATAAGATGTCTCCGCTATGGCGATGAAATTATCCCTTTTAAATTACCACATAAGTTACCTagctgtgctttgtgtgtgtttgtgacaggTTTATTTGTATCTACCCTGcttatttaaataataagaaGACCATAGCAGAGGGGAGGCGGATTCCCATAAATAAGGTGAGTGTCTGATACCTAGGCCATTGAAGGCTTGGGGAAGGTTGGTTTGTTATGGCCACGACTGCTTCCTTTTCACTGTCTTTCTTTGAGATTGAAGAGAACCCCTgcaaaatgaaagagaattctctgtgtagccttggctgtcctggactcactttgtagaccaggctggcctcaaactcacagcgatccgcctgcctctgcctcctgagtgctgggattaaaggcgtgcgccaccaccacccggcatgaAAGAGAATTCTTAATGGCCCGtttgtaaagaaaagaagaggtcTCTGTAGAGTTGTCACGTCTTAAAAACCATGATTATGACAGTTGTCTCAATAAAAGCAAACTGATAGCATCGTATAGCACAACGTGTGCAGGATGCAGGCTCgattttttaaagtataggaATAAAGGTTTGTagataaaaagctttttttttttttaagaggtgtATAAAATCACTTTAAAGTTAGTACTTTACTACTTTGCAAAGTAGATGTAGGGATTTGGGGGGGAGTGCTCCATGGAAGAGCTCTTAGCAtaacatgtgcaaggccctaaGGGATTTATGTTCTGAAAGATGTCATCTTTGGATAGGAGAACCCTAGTTTGGGGCTGGTCTAGTGACTTAGGCTTAGAAAATGCCCAGTGCTAAAAAGAGATCTCACAGAACTTTATGTCGTATTCTCCTTTTAAAGAGGTATAAGGTTTTATAATCAAAGGAGGTCAGAAGCAAAGAATTggctatttttatattaatttctttcatctggctGTTACTTCAAAGAGTACAATCCACCTTGCCACTTTCTAGCACTGTTCAGAATAGTGCCCAACATCAAGGCAGCGGGACACCctgaaaactttattttaaaaaaaagttcattcaTGCATGGCtaagactcacagcgatccccctgcatctgcctcctgagtgctgggattaaaggcgtgcatagctaagaaactttaaaaagtctttaGGTGGATTGAATGCTTTTCATATAGGGAATAGATCTGGGTACAGCACCCAGATTTAAGAAACATTCCCAGGCAGCATGAAGGGAGATTCTTCCtgtgtccttctctgtctcctcgcTGCGTTCACTCACATTCCAGCGCCACAGGTTACCTTGGGCTGGCTCTTCACTTTGTATGTATGGGGTTATTCATTGtgtatttctctttttcactGATCTATAGAACTACGAGACATATTCATATTCTTACTGGAATTTTTGCATGTTGTGACGCTTGGGAATGAATGCAAGTTCTCCGTCACTAAGCAGCACCCGCAGCCCTTGGAGTATAGTTTAACTGTAATTGTTCCAAGCAAGAGTTtcttagcagcagcagcactgacaggttctgttttaaagatttattctatCTTTATTGTTGCGTGTGGGGATGTGCACGTGTGACTGACTGCAGTcactgtggaaaccagaagaaggtgtcagatcctgtgAGCTGGGCTGCCTGATACAGGTGGTATGgcctgaacttgggtcccctgtaAGAACAGCATGAGCCCTCagccgctgagccgtctctccagcccccagtgacGGTTCTGAGCCAGATTAATTGTTTGTTGGAGGTGACTGTTCCGTGCATTTTGAGATGCATTTTAACTTCCCCCGCCTTACCTGCTAGGTAAcagttccttttctttgtcttgaaaCAAATCTGTCTACCAACATCCCAAGTGTCCCTGGGATAGAGAGTGTGCAAACCTCCCCTGCCACAAAGTACTACCATGCAGAACTGCGCTGTAGGAATCTCACACTGCTTTCTTCTAGTTAGAAGATAAATTTGGTGGCTGCTAGTGTGAGACTGTAATAAATAGCCttgttgggctagagagatgcctcagcaggtaagaacacttactgcttttgcaaaagacctgttcccagcacccacatgctgggtcacagccatctgtaactccacctccagagcATCTAAGGCCTCTCTGACTTTTATGTACACTGCACAAAAGTGGCgccaaaacatacataaaataagtacaaGAATTAAGACAGACCCAGTGCTAGTGTGCACACGCCTGAGCTTGTCTTTGCACTTCTGTTGAATATATACTTAGGTGGCAGGCCACAGGGAATCATGTTCGGCTTTGGCAGCTAAGAGTCAGTATTGTGGAGTGCTTGTATGAGTAATCGCTCTAGGTGCTGCATACGCCCTGATGAAGTCCTTCCTCATGCAGTTCTGTTGGGGGAGAGACGTGCAACTGTGTTATTCTTAAGGGTGTGTTAATATTTAATAGTAATAAAGGACACTAGGCTTTAGTCTATTTTGGTCATAATATTATAAATTACTTACACAGCAGTAGAGTACTAACTACCTAAAACTCAGCTGTTGAGTGTTTCTGTTTCTAACTGTTCAGGCTGTAGAAAACCCCACTGCTACTGAGATTCAAGACGTATGCTCAGCAGCTGGACTGAATGCATCTCTGGAGGTACGCTGTGAGTCTCAGTCACTGCTTCACACCCGCCCACTCGTGCAGCAGCTCCCTGAAGGCCTGTTTTTGTCTCGTTTATTtgtgttagaaaaacaaaatgtactcCAGAGAGTGGAACCGTGACGTTCAGTACAGAGGCAGAGTCCGCGTGCAGCTCAAGCAGGAAGATGGCAGCCTCTGCCTTGTGCAGTTCCCATCACGTAAGCCTTTGAGAATGCGTGCCGGGGTCTGGGCAGGTTATCTTGTACAAAGGTATAAACACCACACATTTGTggccccagcactcaagaagctgaggcaggaggattgctgtaagttcaataCCTGTGTAGGCTACAGAATGAGCTGAAGACTAACCTGAGCAACTTTttaaggccttgtctcaaaatagaaaactCAGGAAATctagagtgtagctcagtggtaggctCCACCTAGCAAGCACAGGGATCAGCGcagatagataaataagtaaataaaatctaaggAGCAATATTGAATGAAAAAGGCAGACTATGTAGAGTGGTGCCACTGATGTTAACGTACATATTAATACTGTTGCATATTGATGAACATATTTGTTATTAAcagaatggtttttaaaatgaaCTAGAAGCTAAAATATccaacttggtttttgtttgtttatttgttttgtttttctgaaacatggttcctctgtgttatcttggttgtcctgaacttgcttaatagaccaggctagccttgaactcacagtgattgcccacctctgcctcccaagtgctgggattaaaggcgtgcgccaccacacccagctaaaatacCCATTTTTAAGACAGTAATTCCCTAATGATGAGTAGTAAAGTAGGGTGGGGAGTGGAGATGAGGGACATGGTGAACTAGAGTGATGGCTCggagggtaaaggtgcttggtaACCTTCATTCAGTCCCTGAAGAAGCTcataaaggtagaaagaaagaacggaCTCCACAAAGTTATTTTCTGACCGTCACGTGTGCACTTTGACGTGcatgcctacacatacacacagtatgtGCATGAATACACAGGTTGATGgcttttcttcaaaaacaaagtGTCCCATCATCTTtaatatcttatttcttttttgtttttaactttttaatgtatCTAATTTACAGCTGTTCACTTAATTTTCCCCCTTTAGTTTAACCTCTGATTtcattaaagtaaaattaattacagtGTCAGGCTAATTGACAGTGTCATTGTTTGGTTTTAGTCAAATACAAAGAATTGGGTTTTGTACATCGATTATTGTCAGAAACTTAAGATCCTGACTTAAGAATGATAGCTAGACCTGGGAAAGTGGCTAGCTGGTGGACGCTTGCCTAGCAGCCCACGTGAAAGTGTTTTctagtgtgtgttttctcttagcACTTTCCCTTACCACCTCAAAGGACTCAAAATAGACACACAAGGAAAGCTTATGATCTGAAAAGCAGCTAAAAATTGTTGAAAAATAATTCCTATTTCTAAACAGATTTCAAAGCTGTGGAGGTTGGTATGTTGGAGCAAAAATGGTGGCTGGTAGGTAGAGCAGGAGTGGGGAGTTTGTGTGTCATTGTCATCTGGGTTTAGGAGTGAGGCCCACTGTTTGTTGCTtaatgatttctctctctctctctctctctctctctctctctctctctctctctctctctctctctcccttcccctctctcccttcccctccctcccccctccttccctccctccctctcttcttcctgtttcagTGTAAGGAACAGTGCTGctctgttaaagttatttttatataattttgttttccagtttctctcttaacccagctatcacacaaataattgagactcatgtttgtttataataaacttcacaacacaataactgagcagctattattctatttttttaagatgtatttattagtatacagtgctctgcctgcctgtacagctgcaggacagaagagagcatcagattggattgtagatggttgtgagccaccatgtggttgctgggaattgagctcagaacctctggaagagcagtcagtgctcttaaccgctgagccatctctccagccctattattctattcttaaccctctgagctaatttggtttccttctAGCAtatatcccagagatacttgcactttgtagctttccttgctgagctctctctcttgGTCCTTCCTGGATATCTGTCCCTGGCCGAATTCCCTACTACTACttctcactcctcctcccctggctagcaggaagtccagccctattctctcctctgctcagtaattggctataagctgctttattggcatacaagagGAAAATTGGGAAGCattgtttacacaacattgagccAGGAGATTTTTAGACTAAGGATGGCAACCAGATATGGGGTGGGGGTttaacagaaatcagcatttaagtTACGCAGTAACCTTTTGCCCGTGTTGCTCTGTTTCTCGTTTGCTGTGGTAAGTCTCTGTTGAGGTTTGTGTTGGTAGCAGGACCAAGACTAGAACTCTTGTTTCAAACTTAGTGTTTTATATTTCCATTTGGCTCCCTTAAGCATTTCAGCGTGGTTCCTGCTTACACTCTGGTCAGGAATCTGTGATCTGTTAAGCAGATTACAGTCCACAGTCACTTGATTCTTACAGCCACGGCCCAGTCTTTCCTAATGAGGTTCAAGTCGGTAACGTGTTATGATTTGTTTCTGTGGCTGCTCCACTGACCACCTTGTGTCGCTAGGTAAAGCAGTGATGCTCTATGTAGCCGAGATGATTCCCAAGCTGAAAACAAGGACACAGAAGACAGGCGGCGCTGACCCGGGTCCTCAGCAAGGAGAGGGGAgtaaaaaagggaaaggaaagaaaaagaaatgatgtcGTGTGAACGTGAAGCGCACAGCCCTACTGTGAGAGACGTGGGCGTCTTTGCATCTGAGGGAACAGCGGTTTGTTTGTCATTTAACTGAACTGTGAACAAGTGTGTCTCCCATCTTCATCAGCAGAGTTAACAATGAAATGAGTTTACATCAAAAGTGTGCATCTAGCTTTTATACTGTAAAAaggaaagactgtgtgtgtggaagaaagaagaatattttttaacAGCTAATGACTGTCCCATAAGTTACTTGAAATCCGTTATCTGTTTGTCTTCTATGTAAACATATATTTCAGATAAATAAgtttaataaaatttgaaatacacATTTTGTTCACCTTTTaagttaatgaaataaaacatttaaactgACTTTTGTAGCTTTCACTTATGAAGCAGTTAATGCCAGTAGAAAAGGCTAATGACTAAATCTAGTTGAGGTGTGGGCAGTGCGTACAGCAGAAGGAAAGTGGGAGGGCAGCGAGAGCTCCACCTGTTAACCTGCTGTGGCCATCAGCAGTGCAGTTGCAAGCCTTAGACCTGCTTCTGTGCTAGTCTTAGGCCAttgtttctgggctggagagatgttcagtGTAAAGATCTAGGGTTAGACTCCTAGTCCCCACGCAAGAGCCAGGTGCAGGAGTGTCggagacaggcagagcccagcACCAAGCTCCAAGTTCAGAGGGACCCGGCCTCATAAGATGacgtggagagtgatagaggacaGCGCCAatctctgactgccacacacacatgtgcgtgaacacacaccacacacacaaaacatttccAAGCCaatgtggtgtcacacacctatAATCAGTCTAGCAtcctggaggcggaggcaggaggatcagaaattgaAAGCCGGCCTCAGCTAcatccagttccaggccagcgtggacTACATGaaaagctcaaaacaaaacaggcattgTTTCCACCAGAGTTTGAAAAAGGACCTGGGTTTTTTAGCACCGGGAAGTCTACTTTCTCTGAAGAAACTAACTTGAAAAGGTTCTTCTGAATTCATTTCAAAGCACTTCCTGGAATGGTGGCTTTGAGCTGCTGTGGCATCTGTCCTAGGGCACAGCATGACTGTTGTTTGGCCCTCTTGAACTCTGAGCACCAATGAGTCCCAGAAGGAGGTGCCCACTAAAAGCCAATTAACTTAGCCATAGTGCCCCACCCTTCCTGAAGACCTACAGGGAGCTAATGGTGTGGTGCTGGAGCCTGGGGCCAGGCCTAATGCACACTAGCTTGCAttgtaccaactgagccacatccctagcaGAAAGACTAAAAAGaatgggttggttggttggttgatttgctttttcaagacagggttttgtgtagccctggctgttctggactcactttgtagaccaggctggcctcgaactcagagatcatctgcctctgcctcccaagtgctgagattacaggcatgtaccattgCACCCAGctaaaagaaatgcttttaattactacactcacatgcacacaggacaTATACGGAACTCAAAGAAGGACTTGCAAGAACCAttgctctccttctaccatgtgggtcctgggagtcaACCTCAGGTTATCAGCGTTGGTAGCAAGTATCTCTACTCAGAcctttaattgttttattgtGTCTATTTGTtgtatgaatatacacatatgtgcctggGTATACCTGTGTCATAacacacatgtagaagtcagaggaaaacttgcagaGATTGGATCTCCACTTCTACTATGTAGGTCccaggaagcaaactcaggtcatcagcttgacggcaagtgcctttacccagtgagccatctcactagcctaagatataaatagaaaagagaaagcctGGCACAGCATGGCTCTCGAGACAGGGGGACACGGTGCAGATGAGAGCAGTCCGCTGAGTGCTACGGGAGCAAAGAAACTAAATGCCGTACCACCCATCTGTGTGGGTTGTCTTGTTGCTGCAGAATCTCACAAAGCaacacaaggaaggaaaggagggggagggggaggggaagggagtgatggagagagaaagagtgataGAGActaagggggaggggaggaaagggagggaggagggaggggagaggaggggagggcggggagggtttattttagcCCACAGTTGGAGGATACATCCTGGTGTGGAAGTCCTGGAGGCCTAAGCTCGAGGCATCTTGTCACATTacagccacagtcaggaagtgtTGACCACTTGCGTTCAGCTCCTGtgccttcttccttttatttagcCCAGAAACCCAGCCCATGTGTTGCTGCTGCCCACAGTTAGGATGAAAACTAAGAAAGGGGCTCATCTGGGTGACTTGACAGCACATGTGGCAAATGTGTAAGAAAGTTCTCAGGAAAACTGGCCGGAGACCAAGTGCAGTCTGTGAGCTTCGGGAAGGCATCAGGGCAAAAGCAAAGCCACACAAAGGCATGGCCAGCTTCCCTCTTGGCCTTAGGCAGAGCCAGCCTTGGCCCTGTCGAGCCTGGGTGGTAGTAGGGAGATGCCTGGCAGCCTTGTGGCTGCACCCCAGGATGAGGAGGCTGGATGGCTCATGGAGAATGACCGCTCATGGGGAGGGCTAAGGAAGTGCCTCCCACCCGCATGGCTGTGCTCGACATGACACTTGGAGAAAACAATTGCTACAGCTGTGGGGCCTTCTCATGCTTGTTGGACCTTGCTAACATTTTCCCTCTTGGCTGCTCTGTCCTGAGATCAGCCAGCACTTGCATGGCATGGTGGGCAGTGGGCTCTCCGTGGCTCTGCATGTGGCCATGCGCAGCAGCAACTGCTCCAAGTGAGGCATTAACTTTCATCTGCAGAAAAGGATGGTCCCgttctgcttcctgccttcccccATCATACACATGCGCATTTGCCATCTCCCTGTCCTACCAGTGCAGTTCCTACCTTAAACACTAGTACAGGTGGCGTTATCATCCAGTCCAGCCACAGCTGAGTCCAGAGGTGCTTCTACAGCCAAGTGTGGAGGAGGCATGGCAACGTCGCTCAGTCCAAGTACTCAGCTAACAGGTGAAGGCTCATGGTCAGATACCAAGAACAGCAaacatgggggagggagggagggagggaaagaagacagagacagagagacagagatggagaagtcAGCAGAGATAGCAATGGTTCATTAGTGTTGTGAAAGCTttggtttatatataaacatgtttttgttttaatcccaggtgtgggataccgtggctgctccagtttgttcacagctgataactgcctcctgagagggtgCGTGATGAGCgcgtgatctttgtcagctgggaactacctCGTGCAGTGGTGTGGTCTTTGTCAAAGAGGATAAAATccagacccaaagagagactgggggcgTTCTCCAAGAAAGAAGGCAGCTGCTGGTGCTTTCCCCCAGCCCGCACCCCCACCGCTCCTGGGTGCTGTTGATGCAGTTGAGCGAGAAGTTGGAaatatcctgaaatgaggattggacttgccccaaggaacccaacaaccctGAACGGCAAggagtagctaaggaaaactaagCCCcctccactaaccttctttctctcctacctggtgttgggggtgtcggaagggattggggtggagtagggagaaagattcaaagaacccaaaacaaaaatagttgttTAATAGTACACCAACATATTAGCACCTCCCTTGGGAACTTGTGAAAGTGCAATCGAACTGGCCCAGCCTAGAGTTCCAATGCACTGAAGAGAATCCTTAGGTGATTGTTGCATGTATTAACGTCGGAGACATGGTGAagtatgtttcttttattatttactggtttttaaaatttttgttatattAAGTGGAAAATCACTGTTTTCTTTGAAATTGGAAATTTTGTACTTTAACttacttagttttaaaaatatgtcataaGTTTGACTACAAATTATCAGCTGTCAGAATATTCGTACAGGACCAAAGAAGGGACTCAGTGCTTGCTGTGTAGGCTTGACGATGTGAATTCGGTTCCTAAAACCCACAggttggaaggagaaaactgactcccattATGTTATACCCAGACCTCCACACATGATGCATGTGgcaagcatacacatacacacacacacacacacacacacacacacacacacacacacacacaaatacacacacaatatgtgGGAACTTTACTTTCCTAACCCAGATTTTGGAAATTTTTCAAGTAAATGCAATAAACACACACTGAATTTGGCTAGTTCCTTCCAGTCATCCCCATCTGTGCCTTCAGTTATGAGAGGTCAGCCACTCTGAAACACAGTACAGCGCACTGCAAGACATCCTGAGACCAGAGAGCCCTGTGGGCAAAGGGGCTGGCCACCAAGTCTGAGTTCCGTCCCCTTTGGTTGAAGGGGAGAACCagattatcctctgacctccacaagtgcacTGTGGTGTGTATGCCCACACATGTAACACACTagatgcaattaaaaaaataaaaaaaaaaacattttaggaactggagagatggctcagaggttaagagcactggctgctcttccagaggtcctgagttcaattcccagcaaccacatagtggctcataaccatctattatgagatctggtgccctcttctagcgtgtaggtgtacatacagatagagaaCTCgttcataaaatacataaatacatcttttttaaaaaataagaaatagagctgggtgctgtggcacacttcccagcagagccaggcggatctctctgagtctgaatccagcctggcctacaaagcaagtccaggacagccaaggctacacagagaaatcctgtcttgaaaaacaaaaacaaaacaaaacctccataaataaaaagtaaaaaatcctgttaaaaatcttttaaagctaTTTTGAGAGACCACATAATCTTTATTAGCGTGTACTGCTGTAACTCTTCTGTCTTGCTCTGATTCTCACTTTGTCTAATCCATAAGCTTTGTCAAAGATGTACGTACTTAGGAAAGAACAGTCCACACAGAGTTCTACTCTCTCCAGGGCCGGGAGCTACAGCCGCTGGGAACATATGATAAAGAGGGGCTGCGGCACAGCCACATCTGTAGATCCCATCTGCGGTCAGGCGATAAGTTACCTACAGGCTATGACCGGGTTCTGCGGGTGTAGACGGAGGGAGGGCTCTTCCCCCAACAGCAGCAACGCTGCCATGGGGGAACAACTGCTGCACAGACTCAGGAACAGTTAAAGTTTACTAGGGATTCTGCAGCTTTATATGCCTTTGAGATACCACGCAGACACAAATAAATGCTTTGCTTCCAGACAGACACAAGCTCAATTCATTATGGACACTCTTTTAAAGTCACGGCATTACTTTATTTGAGAAGGACAGGCAGGCAGACGTCAACCCAGAACTTCCCCCACTAATGACCGCAGGAGGCAGTAACGAGTGCCCTGCAGAATGCACTGTGAAGAGAGCTGCGGTGTTGACATGACAACAGAGTTACTCCTGAGTTTATTTCACTCTACCAGCGTCTCCACCGACATGGATCTCCAACTGTGAGCAACATTTCCTGCCTACCCATCATGTCACATAACATATTTTGCATACCTGACAATCTGCCCCTACATTCTGTACAGTAGATGCTGCTAGTTTTCATTCTGCCAACAAGAAAAGCGTGCTTTTACTTCTGGGAAAAGGACCtagatgtttttagttttttaaaaacccaacaatTGGTTTCCTCCAAATAACAGTTCTTATTTTCTAAAAAGCTGATTTCTGACACCTCTGTTAAGTCACATGATGCCTAATGACTGCTATTTCCGGGAAAAACAACACTGTGATCCATATTATGTTAGGATGACAAagccaaattttgttttgttttttttttttaactttttggttttttgaggcagtgtttctctgcatagccttggctgtcctagactcattttgtagaccaggctggcctcgaactcacagcgatccacctgcctctgcctcccgagtgctgagattaaaggcgtgcaccaccacgcccggttcatattttgaattttaatagtTTGTATTATTATGATCTTAATCATCTGAAAGGGAGCTGATTATTGTCTGTTGTGTTCAAAGTATCTCCTGTTGTTAACCTTGGTAGACATTGTTTTAGTCCACTTCAGCCTAATTCAAAGGCTGGGAAGCTGGTGTGTAGGGGAAAGTGCAGATTTTCAGATCCAAACCTCTTTGAACCGTGAGACAGCAGTCACTGAAACTTTATTctgtcaaaaataaaacctaaaaatgatgtgtttttaaggaaatggTAATAATTACAAATTGCAAAGTAAGGAGACCTCTTGAGGTTGGccacacagacagagaggagtGGAACGTTTAACCCGGCCACTGCGGGAACGACTACAGGTATGACCCAGCCCCTTTCACTTGCTCAGAACTGCTATGAGAGCCACGTGTTCCCAGTGCACGATGTGCTACCAACAGCAACAGGAACGCGCACACGTAAGCCAGGCATGGGGCGTGAGTCTGAAGTAGCcagaggctgggaggtggggcagcaggaagatcaggaCTTCAGAGGCTACTTGACTATCCTGGGCTACTTGGGAAGTCATGTATGTAATGGGAGGTGGCGTGTCTTACTTGGGGGGGTGCCTTGAATTGGTTTTGAAGAgtatggggaggggag is a window encoding:
- the Srp19 gene encoding signal recognition particle 19 kDa protein isoform X3, with protein sequence MACAAARSPAEQDRFICIYPAYLNNKKTIAEGRRIPINKKNKMYSREWNRDVQYRGRVRVQLKQEDGSLCLVQFPSRKAVMLYVAEMIPKLKTRTQKTGGADPGPQQGEGSKKGKGKKKK
- the Srp19 gene encoding signal recognition particle 19 kDa protein isoform X2, which gives rise to MACAAARSPAEQDRFICIYPAYLNNKKTIAEGRRIPINKAVENPTATEIQDVCSAAGLNASLEKNKMYSREWNRDVQYRGRVRVQLKQEDGSLCLVQFPSRKAVMLYVAEMIPKLKTRTQKTGGADPGPQQGEGSKKGKGKKKK
- the Srp19 gene encoding signal recognition particle 19 kDa protein isoform X1; its protein translation is MACAAARSPAEQDRFICIYPAYLNNKKTIAEGRRIPINKKNKMYSREWNRDVQYRGRVRVQLKQEDGSLCLVQFPSRKPLRMRAGVWAGYLVQRYKHHTFVAPALKKLRQEDCCKFNTCVGYRMS